From Vitis vinifera cultivar Pinot Noir 40024 chromosome 14, ASM3070453v1, a single genomic window includes:
- the LOC100249294 gene encoding protein SIEVE ELEMENT OCCLUSION B translates to MAKELSNPTPMQQVNNPSPMQQAINPAPLQQVLKPAETTKINPVPLQKLIKHDRSMITMSDDNMMVKQIHATHAPDGREFDVKPLFQLVEDILNRATPGVDPLISAAQTRIETSDDRTNQASFIALLEALSFTIDRISCEIAYKSLGGGDAHAMTLSIFNLLTSYSWEAKLVLTLSAFAVNYGEFWLLAQISSSNQLAKSMAILKQVPTILEHSGQLKPRFDALNNLIRAMVAITRCIIEFKELPSMYISQDVPALATAMKHIPTAVYWTIRSVVACATQITTFTSMGHEYWISATNEAWELSTMAHKINSILDLLKKQLTLCYQYIDDKRNAETFQMLLNLFESIHIDNMKILRALISPKDDVQPLLEGSTKRRVNIDVLRRKNVLLLISGLSISHDELSILDQIYNESRVHGTRMESQYEVVWIPVVDRSVVWTDAMQDRFVTLQATMPWYSVYTPTLIDKAVIRFIKEVWHFRNKPILVVLDPQGRVVSPNAIHMMWIWGSTAFPFTSLREEALWKEETWRLELLVDGIDPTVLNWVKEGKFIYLYGGTDMEWIRKFTTTARAVASAARIPLEMVYVGKSNKREQVRKCITSITTDNLSYCWQDLTMVWFFWTRLESMLFSKIQLGRGDDDDSMLREIKKLLSYDKEGGWAVLSKGSFVFVNGHSSTVLPTFTEYNLWKDDVPPKGFDIACMDFHSKLHSDSQPCCRFEFPSEVGRIPEKIRCPECLRIMEKYITFGCCHDENAISALY, encoded by the exons ATGGCCAAAGAACTCAGTAACCCAACTCCCATGCAGCAAGTGAACAACCCATCTCCGATGCAGCAAGCGATCAACCCAGCTCCGCTGCAGCAAGTGTTGAAGCCCGCAGAAACCACCAAAATCAACCCAGTTCCCTTACAAAAACTGATCAAGCATGATAGGAGCATGATAACCATGTCTGATGACAACATGATGGTGAAACAAATTCACGCAACCCATGCTCCTGATGGCCGAGAGTTTGATGTTAAGCCTCTTTTCCAACTCGTGGAAGACATCCTGAATCGGGCTACACCGGGTGTTGATCCCTTAATTTCG GCTGCCCAAACACGCATTGAAACTTCTGATGATAGGACAAATCAAGCCAGTTTCATTGCTTTGCTCGAAGCACTGTCGTTTACCATTGATCGAATTTCCTGCGAG ATAGCATACAAGAGTTTGGGCGGAGGTGACGCTCATGCAATGACACTCTCTATATTTAACCTGTTAACAAGCTATTCATGGGAAGCAAAGCTGGTGCTAACCCTATCAGCTTTTGCTGTGAACTATGGTGAATTCTGGCTCCTTGCTCAGATCTCCTCATCCAACCAACTTGCGAAATCAATGGCAATCCTTAAGCAAGTGCCCACCATCTTGGAGCACTCTGGTCAACTAAAACCACGGTTTGATGCTCTTAACAATCTCATCAGGGCTATGGTGGCAATTACCAGGTGCATTATTGAGTTCAAGGAGCTCCCGTCCATGTATATAAGCCAGGACGTACCAGCATTAGCAACAGCAATGAAACATATCCCCACTGCTGTTTACTGGACCATCAGGAGTGTTGTGGCTTGCGCAACTCAGATTACAACCTTCACTAGCATGGGCCATGA GTACTGGATATCTGCTACAAATGAGGCATGGGAACTGTCCACCATGGCTCACAAGATCAATAGCATACTGGATCTTCTGAAGAAGCAACTTACTCTTTGTTACCAATACATAG ATGATAAGCGGAATGCTGAAACTTTTCAAATGCTTCTGAATCTTTTTGAGAGTATTCACATTGACAACATGAAGATTCTCAGGGCACTGATTTCTCCCAAGGATGACGTGCAGCCACTGCTTGAAGGCTCTACAAAGAGAAGG GTTAACATAGATGTGCTGAGGAGGAAGAATGTTTTGCTGCTTATATCAGGCCTATCCATCTCCCATGACGAGCTTTCAATTCTGGATCAGATCTATAATGAGTCTCGGGTCCACGGGACTAGGATGGAGAGTCAGTACGAAGTTGTGTGGATCCCAGTTGTGGACCGCTCAGTTGTGTGGACAGATGCCATGCAAGATCGGTTTGTGACTCTGCAGGCCACAATGCCATGGTATTCAGTCTACACTCCTACACTGATTGATAAGGCAGTCATCAGGTTCATCAAGGAGGTGTGGCACTTCCGGAACAAGCCCATCCTTGTGGTGCTAGATCCACAAGGAAGAGTGGTGAGCCCTAATGCAATCCACATGATGTGGATATGGGGGAGTACCGCCTTTCCGTTCACCAGTTTGAGGGAGGAAGCTCTGTGGAAGGAAGAGACTTGGAGGCTTGAGCTGCTGGTGGATGGCATTGACCCAACTGTACTGAACTGG GTCAAAGAAGGAAAATTCATTTACTTGTATGGAGGGACTGACATGGAGTGGATCAGAAAATTCACAACCACAGCAAGGGCAGTTGCATCGGCTGCACGGATCCCCTTAGAGATGGTGTACGTGGGAAAGAGCAACAAGAGAGAGCAAGTTCGGAAATGCATAACAAGCATCACCACGGATAATCTCAGCTACTGCTGGCAAGACCTCACCATGGTTTGGTTCTTCTGGACCCGATTGGAAAGCATGTTGTTCTCCAAGATCCAGCTAGGGAGGGGCGACGATGATGACTCCATGTTGCGGGAAATCAAGAAACTTCTCAGCTATGACAAAGAAGGAGGATGGGCTGTACTGAGCAAGGGGTCTTTTGTGTTCGTCAATGGCCACAGCAGCACTGTTTTGCCCACCTTTACCGAGTACAATTTATGGAAAGACGACGTGCCTCCAAAGGGCTTCGATATTGCTTGCATGGATTTCCATAGCAAGCTTCATAGCGATTCTCAGCCCTGCTGCCGCTTTGAGTTCCCGAGCGAAGTTGGAAGGATTCCAGAGAAGATCAGGTGCCCAGAGTGCCTCCGGATCATGGAGAAGTACATCACTTTCGGGTGCTGCCATGACGAGAACGCCATAAGCGCACTCTACTAA